In one window of Macadamia integrifolia cultivar HAES 741 chromosome 2, SCU_Mint_v3, whole genome shotgun sequence DNA:
- the LOC122064568 gene encoding uncharacterized protein LOC122064568: MLIVTHEGTEEVKERKVDKLVSRYETFTMYENETITDMFTRFTNIVNSLKVLGRTYTNAEKVRKILRSLPNNWRPKKIAIEEAKDLTKISLDYLLGSLQTHEVELQANKETSEIKTKSIALKSSQNTEEVSDDDDEDFNLEKEISLITRKFKKFLKKKGNFLTRTSPMVTSPMEKKKKAYAATWDSSDEEEKSDSEDEVTNLALMALGNEEQEVNQPIETEPLESYTRGELQEAFEELYEESLKLENDKPNLEKDTLNKRVDALTTKEYSWDILSTVEHIVFNKRSLMVEKSMNVRFDESLPTLLHDSANDDDHVVLDELKNKVDNVSLDESKEKETTIEKVETLPRDIIPHRVHPLDAIIGDLDQGIQTRSTSREICNHTTFISKIEPKNIEEALRDSDWIGAMQEELHQFKQSKVWELVPKLDHQTIIGAKWVFRNKLDEDGNIVRNKARLVAKGYNQQEDDIIFGSTNKRMCIDSVAR, translated from the exons ATGCTCATAGTTACACACGAAGGCACAGaagaagtcaaagaaagaaaagtagataAACTAGTTTCTCGTTATGAAACTTTTACCATGTATGAGAATGAGACTATTACTGATATGTTTACCCGCTTTACAAATATTGTAAATAGTCTAAAGGTCCTAGGTAGGACCTACACAAATGCTGAGAAAGTAAGGAAAATCCTGAGATCCTTACCAAACAACTGGAGACCAAAGAAGATAGCAATTGAGGAAGCAAAGGACCTAACCAAGATATCTCTAGACTACTTATTGGGTTCTTTGCAAACTCATGAAGTGGAGCTGCAAGCCAACAAGGAAACTTCTGAAATCAAAACAAAGAGTATCGCACTGAAGTCATCTCAAAACACTGAAGAAGTAagcgatgatgatgatgaggacttCAACTTAGAGAAGGAAATCTCCCTCATTACAAGAAAGTTCAAAAAATTCCTCAAGAAGAAGGGAAATTTCCTTACAAGAACAAGTCCCATGGTGACAAGTCCTATGGAGAAAAAG aagaaggcctATGCGGCTACTTGGgattcaagtgatgaagaagaaaagagcgaCTCCGAGGACGAAGTCACCAACCTTGCTTTGATGGCTCTTGgaaatgaagaacaagaggtaaatCAGCCAATTGAAACTGAACCCCTAGAAAGCTATACAAGAggagaacttcaagaagccttcgaggaaTTGTATGAAGAAAGTCTCAAATTAGAAAATGATAAACCAAACCTAGAAAAGGACACTCTTAACAAAAGAGTGGATGCCTTGACCACAAAG gaatattcttggGATATTCTCTCAACAGTAGAGCATATAGTCTTTAACAAAAGATCTCTAATGGTTGagaaatccatgaatgttagaTTTGATGAGTCTTTACCTACTCTTTTGCATGATTCTGCTAATGATGATGATCATGTTGTTCTTGATGAGTTAAAGAATAAAGTAGATAATGTTTCTCTTGATGAATCTAAGGAAAAAGAAACTACTATTGAAAAAGTAGAAACCTTACCTAGGGACATCATTCCTCATAGGGTCCATCCCTTAGATGCTATAATAGGTGATCTGGATCAAGGAATTCAGACGCGATCTACATCTCGTGAGATATGCAATCACACTACATTTATCTCCAAGATTGAACCtaaaaacatagaagaagcattgAGAGATAGTGACTGGATTGGTGCCATGCAAGAAGAGCTTCACCAGTTCAAACAAAGCAAGGTttgggaacttgtcccaaaaCTTGACCACCAAACCATCATTGGTGCCAAGTGGGTCTTTCGGAacaaactggatgaagatggtaaCATTGTAAGGAACAAGGCCAGATTGGTTGCAAAAGGGTATAACCAACAAGAAG atgatatcatctttggctcaaccaacaAGAGAATGTGTATTGATTCAGTAGcaagatga